A single window of Providencia alcalifaciens DNA harbors:
- a CDS encoding CoA pyrophosphatase, whose protein sequence is MTELNSFINRFQFTLPLSRQPATSAGKAAAVLLPIINKSNPTLLLTQRSPLLRSHAGQVAFPGGSRDPEDTNLIATALREAYEEVAIPPEKVQVLGQLAPISSIGGYQVTPIVGLVPDNIRYQANPSEVSSIFEIPLFDALSLQKHKYVDINRSGREKRVFFYWYNNYLVWGLTASILHQLALQLD, encoded by the coding sequence ATGACTGAGCTGAATAGCTTTATTAACCGTTTTCAATTTACACTCCCGCTTTCTCGTCAACCCGCCACATCGGCGGGTAAAGCGGCGGCCGTGCTATTGCCAATTATCAATAAATCCAATCCGACATTATTGCTCACGCAACGGTCACCGCTATTACGTTCTCATGCCGGTCAAGTGGCATTCCCGGGCGGCTCTCGCGATCCTGAAGATACAAACTTAATTGCGACCGCATTGCGAGAAGCTTACGAAGAAGTTGCCATTCCACCAGAGAAAGTTCAGGTCTTAGGGCAACTTGCACCTATCTCCAGTATTGGCGGTTATCAAGTCACCCCTATTGTGGGCCTTGTGCCCGATAATATTCGCTATCAGGCGAATCCAAGCGAAGTTTCCTCTATTTTTGAAATACCCCTGTTTGATGCGTTATCCTTGCAAAAACATAAATATGTGGATATCAATCGCTCTGGTCGCGAAAAACGAGTCTTTTTCTACTGGTATAACAATTACTTAGTGTGGGGCCTCACTGCCTCCATCCTGCATCAACTCGCCCTACAACTGGATTAG